From one Dyella sp. 2HG41-7 genomic stretch:
- a CDS encoding TonB-dependent receptor plug domain-containing protein, with the protein MSIKKIVSASSKLPVRHTALAVAVAMGFGFSGQVLAQATTGSIFGTAPAAAGETVRVVNTQTGLTREVAVDNNGRYGVNQLPTGEYTVSLMQGGNAIATHDHVSVTVQGGTPVAFATAETDKNVKNLSSITVTANSMPAIDVSSTRQTSVITAQQLKTLPIAHSAEAIALLAPGVTGGPSSLGTGPTGTPLVSMGGNSVVENAYYLNGFNTTDPIGGSGGVALPYFAIAEQQTITSGYGPEYGRSTGGVISQIGARGGNSFHAGAYVSVQPAFADSNADNVYYSNPLTPVGSSWLAPSQGTTAYAPGYGQIERGNRQNSIWQTVYDAYISGPLIKDKLFFFLTAEWEHDSNQYGLGSNGISQPQGFWSSTADNKPKVYGKLDWNINDSNVLELTGVHTQDNQTNNNFYNYNYSNQSVGSFYGPGVLTKNTFDLGILKYTSYITDDLTLEVLYGQMDGKYYSSLAGGGNAAPVTFNSGVAVPPGVVVPNLVDTTIGNPNHKTKVANLRVDLDWKITADHDLKFGIDNMQNRDDHDGSRILGGGSWAYLTPGSLPPYATTAPYVSTPVPGNYVTQSLFGSDVTLAVRQKAQYVEDRWQVTPSVLLDLGIRNDEFQNFGPNGVAYVRETKPQWAPRLGFSWDVFGDSTFKVFGNAGRYYLALPAGLAARNSAMGTINGEVTYTYTGISANGVPTGLTPVLINLAPGVTTPGYYSPDGENGVPGNSLDYAAKNLKAEYQDEYVLGLQKMIGNTGLVWGMQATWERAGNLVDDTNLVACGNVVGALVNPGKSNYIQQPCGLSVWDPNTGQGVLTNIISTFPKPSRNYYALENYLEHTWDGKWYAKVDYVFAKSYGSSEGPTETATGQTTNQRNGGESGSTTAQWDFPDIMAYANGEQANSRRHTLKTFGSYAITPEWMISGTYIIQSGAPNICLSGYGATIDPDLYGGPYQHFCGGVPSGNSPTGVAFGGMGSPPGTSGHTPWTHQLNLSLTYIPAWADKHLTFQAEVHNLFNEQAALLYSNINNSYVIYQGSTGYYNPLYKTAVSTELPRYVDFSVKFDW; encoded by the coding sequence ATGAGTATTAAGAAAATTGTGTCCGCATCGAGCAAGCTGCCGGTGCGCCACACCGCGCTGGCCGTCGCCGTTGCGATGGGTTTCGGTTTTTCGGGACAGGTGTTGGCGCAGGCCACGACGGGCTCGATCTTCGGTACCGCGCCGGCGGCTGCAGGCGAAACGGTTCGCGTCGTCAACACGCAGACCGGTTTGACCCGCGAAGTCGCTGTCGATAACAACGGCCGTTACGGCGTCAATCAGTTGCCGACGGGCGAATACACGGTGTCGCTGATGCAGGGCGGCAATGCCATCGCCACGCACGATCATGTGTCGGTGACGGTGCAAGGCGGTACGCCAGTGGCGTTTGCAACGGCCGAGACGGACAAGAACGTCAAGAACCTTTCAAGCATCACGGTCACGGCCAACTCGATGCCTGCGATTGACGTGTCCTCCACACGCCAGACCTCGGTGATCACCGCGCAGCAATTGAAGACGCTGCCGATCGCACACAGCGCTGAAGCCATCGCGCTGCTGGCTCCGGGCGTGACCGGTGGTCCGTCATCGCTTGGTACCGGTCCGACCGGTACGCCGCTGGTTTCCATGGGCGGCAACAGCGTTGTGGAAAACGCTTACTACCTCAACGGCTTCAATACCACCGACCCCATCGGTGGCTCGGGCGGCGTTGCGCTGCCTTACTTCGCCATTGCCGAACAGCAGACCATCACCTCGGGCTATGGTCCTGAGTACGGTCGTTCGACTGGCGGCGTGATCAGTCAGATCGGCGCGCGCGGCGGTAACAGCTTCCACGCCGGTGCTTATGTGTCCGTGCAGCCGGCCTTCGCCGACAGCAATGCCGACAACGTCTATTACAGCAATCCGCTGACGCCGGTCGGTTCTTCCTGGCTGGCGCCGAGTCAAGGCACCACGGCCTATGCTCCTGGCTACGGCCAGATTGAAAGGGGCAACAGGCAGAACAGCATTTGGCAGACCGTGTACGACGCGTACATCAGTGGTCCGCTGATCAAAGACAAGCTGTTCTTCTTCCTGACGGCCGAATGGGAGCACGACAGCAACCAGTACGGTCTGGGCTCCAACGGTATCTCGCAGCCGCAAGGTTTCTGGTCGTCCACTGCGGATAATAAGCCCAAGGTCTACGGCAAGTTGGATTGGAACATCAACGACAGCAACGTGCTGGAGTTGACCGGTGTCCACACTCAGGACAACCAAACCAACAACAACTTCTACAACTACAACTACTCGAACCAGAGCGTCGGCTCGTTCTACGGTCCGGGCGTGCTGACCAAGAACACGTTTGACCTCGGCATCCTCAAGTACACCTCGTACATCACCGACGACCTCACCCTCGAAGTGTTGTACGGCCAGATGGACGGTAAGTACTACTCCAGCCTGGCTGGCGGTGGCAACGCGGCACCCGTTACCTTCAACTCGGGCGTAGCTGTACCGCCTGGCGTTGTCGTGCCGAACCTGGTCGATACGACGATCGGCAACCCCAATCACAAGACCAAAGTCGCCAATCTGCGCGTTGACTTGGATTGGAAAATCACGGCTGACCACGATCTGAAGTTCGGCATCGACAACATGCAGAACCGTGACGATCACGACGGTAGCCGAATTCTTGGTGGCGGTTCCTGGGCTTACCTGACGCCGGGCAGCTTGCCGCCCTATGCGACAACGGCTCCGTACGTAAGTACGCCGGTTCCGGGCAATTACGTGACGCAGAGTCTGTTCGGTTCGGACGTCACGCTGGCCGTCCGCCAGAAGGCACAGTATGTGGAAGACCGCTGGCAGGTAACGCCAAGCGTGCTGCTCGACCTCGGCATTCGTAACGACGAGTTCCAGAACTTCGGTCCGAACGGTGTTGCCTACGTGCGGGAAACCAAGCCGCAATGGGCGCCCCGCCTGGGCTTCAGCTGGGACGTGTTTGGCGATAGCACATTCAAGGTGTTCGGTAACGCAGGTCGCTACTACTTGGCGCTGCCGGCAGGTCTGGCCGCGCGTAACTCCGCCATGGGTACGATCAATGGCGAAGTCACCTATACCTACACCGGCATCAGCGCCAATGGCGTTCCGACGGGCTTGACTCCGGTTCTCATCAACCTGGCACCGGGCGTAACGACGCCTGGCTACTATTCGCCGGACGGTGAGAATGGCGTCCCCGGTAATTCCTTGGACTACGCCGCTAAGAACCTCAAGGCGGAATACCAGGACGAATACGTGTTGGGCCTCCAGAAGATGATCGGCAATACCGGTCTGGTTTGGGGCATGCAGGCAACCTGGGAACGGGCCGGCAACCTTGTCGACGATACCAACCTCGTTGCCTGCGGCAACGTCGTGGGTGCGCTGGTCAATCCTGGCAAGTCCAACTACATCCAGCAGCCCTGCGGTCTGTCGGTGTGGGATCCGAACACCGGACAGGGCGTCTTGACGAACATCATCTCGACGTTCCCGAAGCCGTCGCGTAATTACTACGCGTTGGAAAACTATTTGGAACACACCTGGGACGGCAAGTGGTACGCCAAGGTCGACTACGTGTTCGCCAAGTCGTACGGCAGCAGCGAAGGTCCGACCGAAACCGCGACGGGCCAGACGACGAACCAGCGAAACGGCGGTGAGTCGGGTTCGACCACAGCGCAGTGGGACTTCCCGGACATCATGGCGTATGCCAACGGTGAGCAGGCCAACAGCCGTCGCCATACCCTGAAGACCTTCGGTTCGTATGCCATTACGCCGGAATGGATGATCAGCGGCACGTACATCATCCAGTCGGGTGCGCCCAACATCTGCTTGAGCGGTTATGGCGCCACGATCGATCCGGATCTGTACGGTGGCCCGTACCAGCACTTCTGCGGCGGCGTGCCGAGCGGCAACTCGCCCACGGGTGTGGCTTTCGGCGGCATGGGTTCTCCTCCGGGAACCAGCGGTCATACGCCGTGGACTCATCAGCTCAACCTGAGCTTGACGTACATTCCGGCGTGGGCGGACAAGCACCTCACGTTCCAGGCGGAAGTGCACAATCTGTTCAACGAACAGGCTGCGTTGCTGTACTCGAACATCAACAACTCGTACGTCATCTACCAAGGTTCGACGGGTTACTACAACCCGCTGTACAAGACCGCGGTTTCGACGGAACTGCCGCGCTACGTGGATTTCAGCGTGAAGTTCGACTGGTAA
- a CDS encoding sulfotransferase: MSPPSLSPAARQWLSEAGKALSEGRADLAEQPLKRVLAEAPDFANAQFLYGIACQMRGDSVNAAAFMRKAALQRPDDPSILTNLGGALYDSGATEEAFTHLRRATELAPMQAAVWFNLGKALKLNWQLDAAADALRRALDLDARHIAARTTLADIFTIRGDISGAVAQYRKVLALQPEHALAWHGLANLKTVSLTQQDAQQIQHILQSSRLAPDDRVFLGFSLYRALEDQHDYAGAFQALREANALKRQLIEWNAAVEHAHVGDIVEAFRHPMPTPLDPTLGREVLFIASMPRSGSTLVEHILASHPQVEGANEISDLSHVIERESKRRGKAFPHWAADATPEDWARLGKDYLARTAHWRKKRPYFTDKGLQNWQWIGVIRAMLPGAKIINCHRDPVETCFACYRQLFSEGILFSYDLDDLASYSNDYVHLSNFWQQHYSGYVFDLSYEALVQEPEVLIRQLLSFCQLPFDEACLSPHQTQRDVHSTASAAQVRQPIRSDTARSPRYRDFLQPLIQRLDR; the protein is encoded by the coding sequence ATGTCGCCTCCCTCCCTCTCTCCCGCAGCACGCCAGTGGTTGAGCGAAGCCGGTAAGGCGTTATCCGAAGGGCGCGCGGATTTGGCCGAACAACCCTTGAAACGCGTGCTGGCCGAAGCACCCGACTTCGCCAATGCGCAGTTTCTGTATGGCATCGCTTGCCAGATGCGCGGCGACAGCGTCAATGCCGCCGCATTTATGCGCAAGGCGGCGCTGCAACGCCCGGATGATCCAAGCATCCTCACCAACCTTGGCGGCGCGCTCTACGATTCGGGCGCCACGGAAGAAGCCTTCACGCATCTGCGCCGCGCTACCGAACTGGCGCCTATGCAAGCTGCGGTCTGGTTCAACCTTGGCAAAGCGCTGAAATTGAACTGGCAGCTGGATGCGGCAGCAGACGCCTTGCGGCGTGCACTCGATCTTGACGCACGACACATCGCTGCGCGCACTACGCTCGCCGATATCTTCACGATACGCGGCGACATTTCCGGCGCCGTCGCCCAATACCGCAAGGTGCTCGCTCTGCAGCCGGAACACGCACTTGCATGGCACGGGCTGGCCAATCTGAAAACCGTATCGCTGACTCAACAGGATGCGCAACAAATCCAGCACATTCTGCAAAGCTCGCGGCTTGCGCCCGATGACCGCGTATTCCTGGGTTTCAGCCTCTACAGGGCGCTGGAAGATCAACACGACTACGCCGGCGCCTTTCAAGCGTTGCGCGAAGCCAATGCACTTAAGCGGCAATTGATTGAGTGGAACGCTGCTGTTGAGCACGCTCATGTTGGCGACATCGTCGAAGCGTTTCGCCATCCGATGCCAACGCCGCTCGATCCAACCCTCGGGCGCGAGGTGCTTTTCATCGCAAGCATGCCTCGTTCCGGATCGACACTCGTCGAGCACATCCTTGCCTCGCATCCGCAAGTGGAAGGCGCGAATGAGATTTCCGACTTGTCACACGTCATCGAAAGGGAATCGAAACGGCGCGGCAAAGCATTTCCGCATTGGGCGGCAGATGCGACACCGGAAGATTGGGCGCGACTGGGCAAGGACTATCTTGCGCGCACCGCGCACTGGCGCAAAAAACGCCCCTATTTCACCGACAAAGGATTGCAGAACTGGCAATGGATCGGCGTTATTCGCGCCATGCTGCCGGGCGCCAAGATCATCAACTGCCATCGCGATCCCGTCGAAACCTGTTTTGCCTGCTATCGACAGTTGTTTAGCGAAGGCATTCTCTTCAGCTACGACCTGGACGATCTGGCCAGTTACAGCAACGACTACGTGCATCTTAGCAACTTCTGGCAGCAGCATTACTCGGGCTACGTGTTCGATCTTTCCTACGAAGCATTAGTGCAAGAACCCGAAGTACTGATTCGGCAATTGCTCTCATTCTGCCAACTGCCCTTCGACGAAGCTTGCCTCTCGCCACATCAAACACAGCGCGACGTGCATAGCACAGCCAGCGCTGCGCAAGTACGGCAACCCATTCGCAGCGACACGGCGCGCAGCCCGCGCTATCGGGATTTTCTGCAACCGCTTATCCAGCGTCTCGATCGCTGA
- a CDS encoding Fe2+-dependent dioxygenase: protein MIYFAPSVLSPDELAIIQSKLKSVPFADGASTAGWSAREVKRNLQATLGTPEYEQIARTVGEAFMRSNEMQAALLPAATTSVLFNRYGPGMEYGPHVDAPVMGSFNTAVRSDIAITIFLSDPRSYDGGELTVFMSGIGSKFKLEAGAAIAYPANTLHHVTPVTRGVRDAAIIWVQSQVRDPAQRELLWDLDNAKRQIFNREGKSPLFDAVSKSHANLLRMWAEI, encoded by the coding sequence TTGATTTACTTTGCTCCCTCCGTTCTCAGTCCCGATGAGCTGGCGATCATCCAGTCGAAGCTGAAAAGCGTTCCGTTTGCAGATGGAGCCAGTACGGCCGGCTGGTCCGCGCGCGAAGTAAAGCGAAATCTGCAAGCGACCTTGGGTACGCCCGAATACGAGCAGATTGCGCGCACGGTAGGCGAAGCGTTTATGCGCAGCAATGAAATGCAGGCTGCGTTGTTGCCCGCGGCGACGACGTCGGTGTTGTTCAATCGTTACGGGCCGGGCATGGAATACGGCCCTCATGTGGACGCGCCCGTCATGGGCAGCTTTAACACGGCTGTACGCAGCGACATCGCCATTACCATTTTTCTTTCCGACCCCCGCAGTTACGACGGCGGCGAGTTGACCGTTTTCATGAGCGGCATCGGCAGCAAATTCAAGCTTGAGGCAGGCGCGGCGATCGCATATCCCGCGAACACGCTGCACCACGTAACACCTGTCACGCGCGGCGTGCGCGATGCGGCGATCATCTGGGTGCAAAGCCAAGTGCGCGATCCCGCTCAGCGCGAATTGCTGTGGGATTTGGACAACGCCAAACGACAAATCTTCAATCGCGAGGGCAAGAGCCCGCTTTTCGATGCCGTCAGTAAATCGCACGCCAATTTGCTGCGCATGTGGGCGGAAATTTGA
- a CDS encoding TonB-dependent receptor, whose amino-acid sequence MQIENSTHRARRAPVRHTALAVALGLAFSGGAMAQAVTGSIYGQAPAASGETVQVSSSATGVTREVAVGADGRYQVGNLPVGTYTVTLKQDGKPVTTHENASVTSGATGVDFVSANSANAKSLGTVTVSANALPPIDVTNTNSGTVITAAELQKLPITRNAESIALLAPNTVSGSSFFSGPGGNALVSFGGSSVSENAYYVNGFNTAEPYKNLGGFQLPYGAIQQQETLTGGYDAQYGRSDGGVISQIGQRGTNEWHFGGQVVWQPRYLESNPDNNVYGNPYVPPSTSQVNYALEEPTKPGTLRQYRNENKQWETIYSAYVGGPLIKDKLFIFLAPEVTKTRSTLVGVDTNAPSTNYSVTNQQSSKFYGKIDWNITDSNILELTTLRNSQRGLYAGDGAGSLYAFDYATRKFGAYSGPSDAHKDNAQFYIGHFTSYITDAATLSVLFGKANFQNPIAYGNTSPLPFISRPYNEVLPNGTQPNLSNNQTNTSWISPDAKNATRGLRVDFDYKLGSHDLAAGIDNMFYRAHDQGISQTNPFNPSLNYYWRYLPGGVVQKREIGWATSMTTAQKAYYLQDTWQVSSTVLLKVGVRNEHYTNYNDLGEAFTNQINQWEPRVGATWDVNGDSSFKVYGNVGRYYLALPDDVAERAANRSYYLTTNYSYTGIDGNGVPTGLTQLHATTSPDGETGSAKDPQQVTARNLKPEYVDEYIVGFDKQLNAKWNYGAKAMWRNLKVAIDDECQPGLIAAKMATMGLNPANYSNSLYGANYCRLINPGKTNDMLLVSDDGSARTIVPMTQHDWGYINGARRKIASLDLYLEHPFDGKWMARMDYTYTHGWGNTEGQVRSDFGQQDISKTEDWDSWQLMNGQDGELINTRKHQFRFRGAYEITPEWLLSATMLAQSGLPQECLGYYGPGGSGAAYYGPGEVGDPSGYNNFGSGNYHWCHGIRMPPGSIGHTPWTFPLNLGVHYRPDFAQQKMTVSLDVFNLFDQQRPVQTDAVGENAYSASTNTIYINNTYGQGIYFQNPRTVRLTLTYDY is encoded by the coding sequence ATGCAAATAGAAAATTCAACTCACCGCGCGCGTCGTGCCCCGGTGCGCCATACCGCGCTTGCTGTAGCGCTCGGTTTGGCCTTCAGTGGTGGTGCGATGGCTCAGGCCGTGACCGGCAGCATCTACGGTCAGGCTCCGGCCGCGTCCGGTGAAACCGTGCAGGTGTCGTCCAGCGCAACGGGCGTAACGCGCGAAGTTGCGGTTGGCGCCGATGGCCGCTACCAAGTGGGTAACCTGCCGGTCGGTACGTATACCGTCACCTTGAAGCAGGACGGCAAGCCGGTCACGACGCATGAAAACGCGTCCGTTACCTCGGGCGCCACCGGCGTGGATTTCGTTAGCGCGAACTCCGCCAACGCCAAGTCGCTGGGCACCGTCACGGTCTCGGCCAACGCGCTGCCGCCCATCGACGTCACGAACACCAACTCGGGCACCGTCATCACCGCAGCCGAACTGCAAAAGCTGCCGATCACGCGCAATGCCGAGTCCATCGCCCTGTTGGCGCCGAACACCGTTTCGGGCAGCAGCTTCTTCTCCGGCCCGGGCGGCAACGCGCTGGTGTCCTTCGGCGGTTCGTCTGTCAGTGAGAACGCGTACTACGTCAACGGCTTCAATACTGCCGAGCCCTACAAGAACCTGGGTGGCTTCCAGCTCCCCTACGGCGCGATCCAGCAGCAGGAAACGCTCACCGGCGGTTACGACGCACAGTACGGCCGTTCCGATGGTGGCGTGATCAGCCAGATCGGTCAGCGCGGTACCAACGAGTGGCATTTCGGCGGTCAGGTTGTGTGGCAGCCGCGCTATCTCGAAAGCAATCCGGACAACAACGTCTACGGCAATCCGTACGTGCCGCCGTCGACCAGCCAGGTCAACTACGCGCTCGAAGAGCCGACCAAGCCCGGCACGCTGCGTCAGTACCGCAACGAAAACAAGCAGTGGGAAACGATCTATTCGGCCTACGTCGGCGGTCCGCTGATCAAGGACAAGCTGTTTATCTTCTTGGCACCTGAAGTCACCAAGACGCGTAGCACCTTGGTGGGCGTGGACACGAACGCGCCGTCGACCAACTACAGCGTGACCAACCAGCAGAGCTCCAAGTTCTACGGCAAGATCGACTGGAACATTACCGACAGCAACATCCTCGAATTGACCACGCTGCGTAACAGCCAGCGCGGCCTGTACGCCGGCGACGGCGCGGGCAGTCTGTATGCGTTCGATTACGCCACGCGCAAGTTCGGTGCGTATTCCGGTCCGTCCGACGCGCACAAGGACAACGCTCAGTTCTACATCGGCCACTTCACCAGCTACATCACCGATGCGGCCACGTTGAGCGTTCTGTTCGGCAAGGCGAACTTCCAGAACCCGATCGCCTACGGCAACACCAGCCCGCTGCCTTTCATTTCGCGTCCGTACAACGAAGTGCTGCCGAACGGCACGCAGCCCAACCTCTCCAACAACCAGACGAACACGTCGTGGATCTCGCCGGATGCGAAAAACGCAACCCGCGGTCTGCGCGTCGACTTCGACTACAAGTTGGGTAGCCACGATCTGGCCGCCGGTATCGATAACATGTTCTATCGAGCCCACGACCAAGGTATCTCGCAGACCAACCCGTTCAATCCGTCGCTCAACTACTACTGGCGCTACCTCCCCGGCGGCGTGGTGCAGAAGCGCGAGATCGGCTGGGCCACCAGCATGACGACGGCGCAGAAGGCGTACTACCTGCAGGACACCTGGCAGGTCTCGTCCACCGTGCTGTTGAAGGTCGGCGTGCGTAACGAGCACTACACCAACTACAACGATCTGGGCGAAGCCTTCACCAACCAGATCAACCAGTGGGAACCGCGTGTCGGCGCCACCTGGGACGTCAATGGCGACTCTTCGTTCAAGGTATACGGCAACGTTGGTCGCTACTACCTCGCGCTGCCGGATGACGTGGCGGAGCGTGCGGCGAACCGTTCGTACTACCTGACCACCAACTACAGCTACACCGGCATCGACGGCAACGGCGTTCCGACTGGCTTGACGCAGCTGCATGCGACCACCTCGCCGGACGGCGAAACCGGTTCGGCGAAAGATCCGCAGCAGGTTACCGCGCGCAATTTGAAGCCGGAGTACGTGGACGAATACATCGTCGGCTTCGACAAGCAGCTCAACGCCAAGTGGAACTACGGCGCGAAGGCGATGTGGCGCAACTTGAAGGTGGCCATCGACGACGAGTGCCAGCCCGGCTTGATCGCGGCCAAGATGGCCACGATGGGTCTGAATCCGGCCAACTACTCCAACTCGCTGTACGGTGCGAATTACTGCCGCCTGATCAACCCGGGCAAGACGAACGACATGTTGCTGGTGTCGGACGACGGCAGCGCCCGCACGATCGTGCCGATGACGCAGCACGACTGGGGCTACATCAATGGCGCCCGCCGCAAGATCGCGTCGCTGGATCTCTACTTGGAGCATCCGTTCGACGGCAAGTGGATGGCTCGCATGGATTACACCTACACCCACGGTTGGGGTAACACCGAAGGTCAGGTGCGCTCCGACTTCGGTCAGCAGGACATCTCCAAGACGGAAGACTGGGACTCCTGGCAGCTGATGAATGGTCAGGACGGCGAGCTGATCAACACACGCAAGCATCAGTTCCGTTTCCGTGGCGCGTATGAGATCACCCCGGAATGGTTGCTGTCCGCCACCATGCTGGCTCAGTCCGGCCTGCCGCAGGAATGCTTGGGCTACTACGGTCCGGGCGGTTCGGGCGCTGCATACTACGGCCCGGGTGAAGTCGGCGATCCGAGCGGTTACAACAACTTCGGCAGCGGTAACTACCATTGGTGCCACGGCATTCGCATGCCCCCAGGCTCGATCGGCCACACGCCGTGGACGTTCCCGCTCAACCTCGGCGTGCATTACCGTCCGGACTTCGCGCAGCAGAAGATGACGGTCAGCCTGGACGTGTTCAATCTGTTCGACCAGCAGCGTCCGGTGCAGACCGACGCCGTCGGCGAGAACGCGTACAGCGCTTCGACCAACACGATCTACATCAACAACACCTACGGTCAGGGCATCTACTTCCAGAATCCCCGCACCGTTCGCCTGACGTTGACCTACGATTACTAA
- a CDS encoding sulfotransferase: MNQETLPVAPGALRQHIRRCMENDRLADAETALQSLLAQSPNDTEALIDLADVLFRQGQFRASNRPLLHASRHLPYDAPLIFTLAEHLVARGEIVVARACLDLLAQAPEPPAELLAAQASLRFSLGEISTALALMEAAVRGGVDTPTQLHMYAMLLQFSGRIDDACAVLERCIARWPTFGDAAMVLVNLRKQRPETQRLQWLEKQLQQLPDAKTDRDQAFIRAEFEYACFKTLDDLGRHDEAWHALARCNAQMHQLNPYEASSEEAVTSALIGMSSVTRKELPRASDFRGPTPIFIVGMPRSGTTLLDRMLSSHSQVASAGELIEFWRQLHWVADVPPALSQGLLKVIARSEDIDYRELGERYLKQTQWRARGRAFYVDKLPGNIQMIAFIRRALPHAPILHMTRSPMDTCFSNFKAMFGNISPYSYDLDALAHYYGQYAQQVRHWHTALPGAMFDVPYAALVQDPAAMLPKVLAHCGLEMEEACLRPEANEAPIATPSSAQVRESIHTRGIEQWRSYATQLDPLRVALKL, encoded by the coding sequence ATGAATCAAGAAACTCTGCCGGTAGCTCCAGGCGCGCTGCGCCAACATATTCGTCGGTGCATGGAGAACGATCGTCTCGCCGATGCGGAAACCGCGCTGCAGTCGCTGCTTGCGCAGTCGCCAAACGACACGGAAGCCCTGATCGATCTTGCCGACGTCTTGTTTCGACAAGGGCAGTTTCGCGCATCGAATCGCCCGCTGCTCCACGCGAGCCGTCACCTGCCGTATGACGCTCCGCTGATCTTCACGTTGGCGGAGCATTTGGTGGCACGCGGCGAGATTGTCGTCGCGCGCGCCTGTCTCGATTTGCTTGCGCAAGCGCCCGAGCCGCCGGCGGAGTTGCTCGCCGCACAAGCGAGCCTGCGTTTCTCGCTGGGCGAAATCTCCACCGCGCTGGCGCTGATGGAAGCGGCTGTGCGAGGCGGCGTGGATACGCCGACCCAATTGCACATGTACGCCATGCTGCTGCAATTCAGCGGTCGCATCGACGACGCATGCGCGGTTCTTGAACGCTGCATTGCGCGCTGGCCGACGTTCGGCGACGCTGCGATGGTGTTGGTCAATCTGCGCAAACAACGTCCTGAAACGCAGCGTCTGCAGTGGCTCGAAAAACAACTGCAACAGCTGCCCGACGCGAAAACGGATCGGGACCAGGCGTTTATCCGCGCAGAATTCGAATATGCGTGCTTCAAAACGCTCGACGATCTGGGACGCCACGACGAAGCCTGGCATGCGCTTGCGCGTTGCAATGCGCAGATGCATCAACTCAATCCGTACGAGGCATCCTCGGAAGAAGCCGTCACGTCGGCATTGATCGGCATGTCGTCGGTGACGCGCAAAGAATTGCCGCGCGCGAGCGACTTTCGCGGCCCGACGCCGATTTTCATCGTCGGCATGCCGCGCTCGGGCACAACATTGCTCGACCGCATGCTTTCCAGTCATTCGCAGGTCGCTTCCGCCGGCGAATTGATCGAGTTCTGGCGCCAGCTGCATTGGGTCGCCGATGTGCCGCCGGCTTTGTCGCAGGGGCTGCTCAAGGTGATTGCGCGCAGCGAAGACATCGACTATCGCGAACTCGGCGAACGTTATCTGAAGCAAACGCAATGGCGCGCGCGTGGGCGCGCGTTTTATGTCGACAAGTTGCCAGGAAATATCCAGATGATCGCGTTCATCCGGCGCGCGCTGCCGCATGCGCCGATCTTGCACATGACGCGTTCGCCGATGGATACATGCTTCTCCAATTTCAAGGCGATGTTCGGCAACATCTCGCCTTATAGCTACGACCTCGACGCGCTGGCTCACTACTATGGCCAATACGCGCAGCAAGTACGCCACTGGCATACGGCGCTTCCTGGCGCGATGTTCGACGTACCTTATGCGGCGCTGGTGCAGGATCCGGCTGCGATGCTACCCAAGGTGCTCGCGCATTGCGGATTGGAGATGGAAGAAGCGTGCCTGCGCCCCGAAGCGAACGAGGCTCCCATCGCGACGCCGAGCAGCGCGCAAGTGCGCGAGTCGATCCATACGCGCGGCATCGAGCAATGGCGCAGCTACGCCACACAACTCGATCCGCTGCGCGTAGCGCTGAAGCTCTAA
- the grxD gene encoding Grx4 family monothiol glutaredoxin: MSLDTATRDRIETLLKDHRVVLFMKGTRAQPMCGFSAAATNTLNELLPDYHTVNVLEDQEIREGIKAFGNWPTIPQLYVDGELIGGADIIRQMYGSGELHQLFGAAAPDRTPPEITITDKAAEAIRAGTANAEGLALHLEIGPDHSAGFQLAPGGDHDIVVTANGIEVHFDPASAQRAKGIVIDWVSTMQGEGLSLKFPGAGNNGIQSMSVQELQKRLAAGTITLIDTRPAQGRSIAAPLPQARILEEEGYAALAALPKDTALAFMCHHGISSRGVAERFAAHGFTQVYSVDGGIDAWAAEIDSSVPQY, encoded by the coding sequence ATGTCCCTCGACACCGCCACCCGCGACCGTATCGAAACCTTGCTCAAAGACCACCGCGTGGTGCTGTTCATGAAGGGCACGCGCGCTCAGCCGATGTGCGGCTTCTCCGCCGCCGCCACGAATACGCTCAACGAATTGCTGCCCGACTACCACACGGTCAACGTGTTGGAAGATCAGGAAATCCGCGAAGGCATCAAGGCGTTCGGTAATTGGCCGACGATTCCGCAGCTTTATGTCGATGGCGAACTGATCGGCGGCGCCGACATTATTCGTCAGATGTATGGCAGTGGCGAATTGCATCAGTTGTTCGGCGCCGCGGCGCCGGACCGCACGCCGCCGGAAATCACCATCACCGATAAAGCGGCTGAAGCCATCCGCGCCGGCACCGCGAATGCGGAAGGCCTCGCGCTTCATTTGGAAATCGGCCCGGATCATAGCGCCGGCTTCCAGCTTGCTCCCGGTGGCGATCACGACATCGTCGTCACTGCCAACGGCATCGAAGTGCATTTCGATCCGGCCAGCGCGCAGCGCGCCAAGGGCATCGTGATCGACTGGGTTTCCACGATGCAGGGCGAAGGCCTTAGCCTCAAGTTTCCCGGCGCCGGCAACAACGGCATTCAGTCGATGAGCGTGCAGGAGCTGCAAAAGCGCCTCGCCGCCGGAACCATCACCCTGATCGACACGCGCCCGGCCCAAGGTCGCAGCATCGCCGCGCCGCTTCCGCAGGCGCGCATCCTGGAAGAAGAAGGCTACGCCGCGCTCGCCGCGCTGCCGAAAGACACCGCGCTGGCATTTATGTGCCATCACGGCATTTCCAGCCGCGGCGTTGCGGAGCGTTTCGCTGCGCATGGATTCACGCAGGTGTACAGCGTGGACGGCGGTATCGATGCGTGGGCCGCTGAAATCGATTCGAGCGTGCCGCAGTACTGA